A single region of the Eublepharis macularius isolate TG4126 chromosome 14, MPM_Emac_v1.0, whole genome shotgun sequence genome encodes:
- the ALAD gene encoding delta-aminolevulinic acid dehydratase isoform X2: MLHPLVADGLKCILIFGVPTKATKDEHGSTADAKDTPAIQAIKTIRSKFPELLIACDVCLCPYTSHGHCGILREDGTLQNEASCQRLAEVALAYAKAGCHIVAPSDMMDGRIHAIKEALISNDLGNKVSVMSYSAKFASCFYGPFRDAALSKPAFGDRRCYQLPPGARGLAVRAVDRDVREGADMLMVKPGMPYLDLVREVKDKHPTHPLAVYHVSGEFAMLWHGAQAGAFNLKTAVLEAMTGFRRAGADIIITYYVPQLLQWLKEDQA; the protein is encoded by the exons ATGCTGCACCCCCTGGTGGCCGATGGACTGAAGTGCATTCTGATATTTGGTGTCCCAACTAAAGCGACCAAG gatGAACACGGCTCCACAGCCGATGCCAAGGACACACCGGCAATCCAAGCTATCAAGACAATCCGGTCGAAATTCCCAGAGCTGCTGATAGCCTGTGATGTCTGCTTGTGCCCATACACTTCTCATGGACATTGTG GCATCCTTCGGGAAGATGGCACCCTCCAGAATGAGGCCAGTTGCCAGAGACTGGCAGAGGTGGCACTGGCCTATGCTAAGGCAG GATGCCACATTGTGGCCCCCTCAGATATGATGGACGGGCGCATCCACGCAATAAAGGAGGCCCTGATCTCCAACGACTTGGGCAACAAG GTTTCGGTGATGAGCTACAGTGCCAAGTTTGCTTCCTGCTTCTATGGCCCTTTTAG AGATGCAGCCTTATCCAAACCTGCCTTTGGAGATAGACGATGTTACCAGCTCCCTCCGGGGGCCCGAGGACTGGCTGTGCGAGCAGTG GACCGGGATGTACGAGAAGGAGCAGATATGCTTATGGTAAAGCCAGGGATGCCCTATCTGGACCTTGTGCGGGAAGTCAAGGATAAA catcccacccacccactggcAGTTTACCATGTCTCAGGGGAGTTTGCCATGTTGTGGCATGGAGCACAAGCTGGAGCCTTTAACTTGAAGACTGCCGTTTTGGAGGCCATGACAGGGTTCAGACGAGCAg ggGCTGATATCATCATTACATACTACGTGCCTCAGCTCCTGCAGTGGCTTAAAGAAGATCAGGCATGA